The proteins below are encoded in one region of Halalkalicoccus jeotgali B3:
- a CDS encoding replication factor C large subunit, protein MADWTETYRPSTLSEVRGNDKARDAFREWAESWEDHQKAVILHGSPGVGKTSAAHALANDLGWPTIELNASDQRKADIVKRIAGEAAKSGTLTGGTAGRRLVILDEADNFHGNVDYGGSRAVTDVIKSANQPVVLIANEFYDMSQNLRNSCETVEFRDVSKRSIVPVLRDICRQEGIEFEAEALEAIAENTDGDLRSAVNDLQALAEREDRLTAEAVVTGERDRTKGIFDFLDEVIKEKGAQEALYASYEVDETPDDLINWIEDNVPKDFAGRELADAYSALARADRWLGRVRATQNYSYWRYAGDNMTAGVAAARREPKGGWTRYGPPSYWRKLGSSRGARDRRDYVAQKIAESGGVSMSSARREVLPYLAAMTHHCKNRELTVAMTARYELDAEHVAFVTGSGKDTNKVQDIVADAERLREEAAVESSGGAFEGARRTYAEEDPTAEKSASPDADTESMETDDDEQADASDSQSGLGDFM, encoded by the coding sequence ATGGCCGATTGGACGGAGACGTACCGCCCCTCGACGCTGTCGGAGGTGCGGGGCAACGACAAGGCCCGCGACGCGTTCCGCGAGTGGGCCGAGAGCTGGGAGGACCACCAGAAAGCGGTCATCCTCCACGGGAGCCCCGGCGTCGGGAAGACCTCGGCGGCCCACGCGCTTGCGAACGACCTAGGCTGGCCGACGATCGAACTCAACGCCTCGGATCAGCGAAAGGCCGACATCGTGAAACGGATCGCCGGCGAGGCGGCAAAGAGCGGCACCCTCACCGGCGGGACCGCGGGCCGGCGGCTTGTGATCCTCGACGAAGCAGACAACTTCCACGGGAACGTCGACTACGGCGGCTCGCGCGCGGTCACGGACGTAATCAAGTCGGCGAACCAGCCGGTTGTCCTGATCGCAAACGAGTTCTACGACATGTCCCAGAACCTGCGAAACAGCTGTGAAACCGTCGAGTTTCGGGACGTCTCGAAGCGCTCGATCGTCCCCGTGTTGCGGGACATCTGCCGACAGGAAGGCATCGAATTCGAAGCCGAAGCTCTGGAGGCGATCGCCGAAAACACCGACGGCGACCTGCGCTCGGCGGTCAACGACCTGCAGGCGCTCGCCGAACGCGAGGATCGCCTCACCGCCGAGGCGGTCGTCACGGGTGAGCGCGACCGCACCAAGGGGATCTTCGACTTCCTCGACGAGGTGATCAAGGAGAAAGGGGCACAGGAGGCGCTCTATGCCTCCTATGAGGTCGACGAGACGCCCGACGACCTCATCAACTGGATCGAGGACAACGTCCCCAAGGACTTCGCGGGGAGGGAACTCGCCGACGCCTACAGCGCCCTCGCGCGGGCGGACCGGTGGCTCGGGCGGGTGCGTGCGACGCAGAACTACTCGTACTGGCGCTACGCGGGCGACAACATGACCGCCGGGGTCGCCGCCGCCCGCCGCGAGCCGAAAGGGGGATGGACCCGGTATGGCCCGCCGAGTTACTGGCGCAAACTCGGGAGTTCCCGGGGTGCGCGCGACCGCCGGGACTACGTCGCCCAAAAGATCGCCGAATCCGGTGGCGTGAGCATGTCGAGTGCCCGCCGAGAGGTCCTGCCCTACCTCGCCGCGATGACCCATCACTGTAAGAATCGCGAACTCACGGTGGCGATGACCGCCCGATACGAACTGGACGCCGAACACGTCGCCTTCGTCACCGGCAGCGGGAAGGACACCAACAAGGTCCAGGACATCGTCGCGGACGCAGAGCGCCTACGCGAGGAGGCCGCTGTCGAGAGCTCGGGCGGGGCATTCGAGGGTGCGCGCCGAACGTACGCCGAAGAGGACCCGACGGCCGAGAAGTCGGCGTCACCTGACGCCGATACCGAGTCGATGGAAACCGACGACGACGAGCAGGCCGACGCCAGTGACTCGCAGTCGGGTCTGGGCGACTTCATGTGA
- a CDS encoding GNAT family N-acetyltransferase — translation MFPETIATDRLRLERLTRELVDPLEAYEHFANGDDIEEETQHISWNPHTTPKETWDVLGEFEERWEQREDAIYALFPREGEAGTGEFAGTTGLHFEWDKHAADLGIWLRKPFWGRGYSGERAAALFALAFSRLDLELVSVAHFSGNEQSKRAIEKYVERFGGRYEGRLRNHLVDADGEVHDAHRYSVSQEEWSDAVSEERTAVSFEG, via the coding sequence ATGTTCCCCGAGACGATCGCGACGGATCGCCTCAGACTCGAGCGACTGACTCGTGAGCTGGTCGATCCCCTCGAAGCCTACGAGCATTTCGCGAACGGCGACGACATCGAGGAGGAGACGCAGCATATCTCGTGGAACCCCCACACCACCCCGAAGGAGACGTGGGACGTCCTCGGCGAGTTCGAGGAGCGGTGGGAACAGCGCGAGGACGCCATCTATGCTCTCTTCCCCCGTGAGGGCGAGGCGGGGACGGGCGAGTTCGCCGGAACAACTGGCTTGCACTTCGAGTGGGACAAGCACGCCGCGGACCTCGGCATCTGGCTGCGAAAGCCGTTCTGGGGGCGTGGGTACTCCGGCGAGCGCGCGGCCGCCCTGTTCGCCCTCGCGTTCTCACGGCTCGACCTCGAACTCGTCTCGGTAGCTCATTTCTCCGGCAACGAGCAGTCGAAACGAGCCATCGAGAAGTACGTCGAGCGCTTCGGTGGGCGATACGAAGGCCGGCTGAGAAACCATCTCGTCGACGCCGACGGCGAAGTCCACGACGCGCACCGCTACAGCGTTTCACAAGAAGAGTGGTCCGATGCCGTCTCGGAGGAACGCACGGCCGTTTCCTTCGAAGGCTGA
- a CDS encoding DMT family transporter — MSRYRTVASFLLLAVAWGTAFVAIRAGLEYFPPVLFAALRYDLAAAFMLAYAAYATDRPVPRTREEWLAVGIGGTLLIAAYHAFLFVGQQSVTSAMAAVIVSLSPVLTTAFARVLLPSERLAPAGLLGMALGLAGVAILSRPDPGNVLSADVIATGLILAGAAAFALGSVLLRRAEAELPIETLEGWSMALGALLMHALSVWMPGEAFAAVEWSSEAVLALAYLAVVSSAVGFLLYFDLLERLGPIEINLVSYVVPVVTAIAGWLLLAEALDPATIGGFLIIFVGFCLIKRRQLVAELPAMRAAITDRL, encoded by the coding sequence GTGAGCCGGTACCGAACCGTCGCCTCGTTTCTCCTGTTGGCGGTCGCCTGGGGGACCGCCTTCGTCGCCATCAGGGCCGGTCTCGAGTACTTCCCGCCCGTGCTCTTTGCCGCCCTCCGGTACGACCTCGCGGCGGCGTTCATGCTTGCCTACGCCGCCTACGCGACCGACCGACCCGTTCCCCGCACTCGCGAGGAGTGGCTCGCGGTCGGGATCGGCGGCACCCTACTGATCGCCGCGTATCACGCCTTTCTCTTCGTCGGCCAACAGAGCGTTACCAGCGCGATGGCGGCCGTGATCGTCAGCCTCTCGCCCGTTCTGACGACCGCCTTCGCACGCGTTTTGCTCCCGAGCGAGCGTCTCGCGCCCGCCGGCCTCCTCGGGATGGCGCTCGGACTGGCCGGCGTCGCGATCCTCTCGCGTCCGGATCCCGGGAACGTCCTCTCTGCGGACGTGATCGCGACGGGGCTGATCCTGGCCGGTGCGGCCGCCTTCGCCCTCGGAAGCGTCCTGCTCAGACGGGCCGAGGCCGAACTCCCGATCGAAACGCTGGAGGGCTGGTCGATGGCGCTGGGCGCGCTGTTGATGCATGCCCTCTCCGTCTGGATGCCGGGTGAGGCTTTCGCGGCCGTCGAGTGGAGTTCCGAGGCCGTCCTCGCGCTCGCCTACCTCGCGGTCGTCTCGAGCGCGGTCGGCTTTCTCCTGTATTTCGACCTGCTCGAACGGCTTGGACCGATCGAGATCAACCTCGTCTCCTACGTCGTTCCGGTCGTCACGGCGATCGCCGGGTGGCTGTTGCTCGCCGAGGCGCTCGATCCAGCGACCATCGGGGGCTTTTTGATTATCTTCGTCGGCTTTTGCCTGATCAAGCGCCGCCAACTCGTCGCTGAACTCCCCGCGATGCGGGCCGCGATAACCGACCGACTGTAA
- a CDS encoding GNAT family N-acetyltransferase, which yields METRPYEPGTDDDDLWTLKAAFERGLGAETGGETKETTYEAKLTDAYRERYLAWVGRCVADDPRCLTVAEDDGLVGYVFVLPERLAMIWDAAVVNELYVAPEHRGTGVADDLMAAACALAREQTLPLERLVLDVDPANARARAFYDRHGFEPWGEMIARPLE from the coding sequence ATGGAGACCAGACCGTACGAACCCGGAACGGACGACGACGATCTGTGGACGCTCAAAGCAGCCTTCGAGCGCGGACTCGGCGCGGAAACCGGCGGCGAGACGAAGGAAACGACCTACGAGGCGAAACTCACCGACGCGTACCGCGAGCGGTATCTCGCATGGGTCGGGCGCTGTGTCGCGGACGATCCGCGCTGTCTGACCGTCGCCGAGGACGACGGCCTCGTTGGCTACGTCTTCGTCCTCCCGGAGCGACTGGCGATGATCTGGGACGCTGCGGTGGTGAACGAACTCTACGTCGCCCCCGAACACCGGGGGACCGGCGTCGCCGACGACCTGATGGCGGCGGCGTGTGCGCTCGCACGCGAGCAGACCCTCCCGCTTGAACGCCTTGTCCTCGACGTCGACCCCGCCAACGCCCGTGCGCGCGCCTTTTACGACCGCCACGGCTTCGAGCCGTGGGGCGAGATGATCGCCCGTCCGCTCGAATAA
- a CDS encoding metal-dependent hydrolase family protein, with product MILRDARLFDGREEVTADGAIRMDPESGLIEAVGDAEPQGEESVLSLSGHTILPGLVDAHVHFSLSGQATVEDVVGQSDAELTLSEVKNARTTLESGVTSVRAMGARDLDVVLKRAIDRGDVPGPRTLANCRSITITGGHGHHLGREVDGPTECRRAVREQVKQGAGFIKFMATGGVTTPGTDPETLAFTREELEALIDEAHRRGVHVATHAHGAEGIKAAAAAGVDTVEHGTFMDEEAIDMLVTNDVTLVPTLSAPYRIARNAEQATEESSQKTSNVYERHIESFKRAYEAGVNIAGGTDVGTPFNYHGTNSTEISFMVEHGMSEAEAIEAMTASAADVVGLDVGVLEPGKYADLLVVEGNPLEDVSLLREPTAVLKGGAVVAGELPDGE from the coding sequence ATGATTCTGCGGGACGCGCGCCTGTTCGACGGGCGCGAGGAAGTCACGGCGGACGGAGCGATCCGTATGGACCCTGAGTCGGGGTTGATCGAGGCGGTCGGCGACGCCGAGCCACAGGGCGAGGAGTCCGTGCTCTCGCTGTCGGGCCACACGATACTGCCCGGCCTGGTCGATGCCCACGTTCACTTCTCCCTGTCGGGGCAGGCGACCGTCGAAGACGTCGTCGGGCAGAGCGACGCCGAACTCACGCTGAGCGAGGTGAAAAACGCCCGGACGACCCTCGAATCGGGCGTGACGAGCGTACGCGCGATGGGCGCTCGCGACCTCGACGTCGTCCTCAAACGCGCGATCGACCGCGGGGACGTCCCCGGACCCCGTACCCTCGCGAACTGTCGCTCGATCACGATTACGGGCGGGCACGGCCACCACCTCGGTCGGGAGGTCGACGGGCCCACCGAGTGTCGACGGGCGGTCCGCGAGCAGGTCAAACAGGGGGCGGGCTTCATCAAGTTCATGGCGACCGGCGGCGTGACGACGCCCGGAACCGACCCCGAGACGCTCGCCTTTACCCGCGAGGAACTGGAGGCGCTGATCGACGAGGCCCACCGGCGGGGGGTCCACGTGGCGACCCACGCCCACGGTGCCGAGGGGATCAAGGCCGCGGCCGCGGCGGGCGTCGACACGGTCGAGCACGGCACGTTCATGGACGAGGAGGCGATCGACATGCTCGTCACCAACGACGTGACGCTCGTGCCGACCCTTTCGGCGCCCTACCGGATCGCACGCAACGCAGAGCAGGCGACCGAGGAGAGCTCACAGAAGACCAGTAACGTCTACGAACGCCACATCGAGTCGTTCAAACGAGCCTACGAGGCGGGCGTGAACATCGCGGGCGGCACCGACGTCGGTACCCCGTTCAACTACCACGGGACCAACAGCACGGAGATCTCCTTTATGGTCGAACACGGGATGAGTGAGGCGGAAGCGATCGAGGCGATGACTGCGAGCGCCGCTGACGTGGTCGGCCTCGACGTGGGCGTCCTCGAACCCGGGAAATACGCCGACCTGCTCGTGGTCGAGGGCAACCCCTTGGAGGACGTCTCGTTGCTCCGCGAGCCGACGGCGGTTCTCAAAGGTGGGGCGGTCGTCGCGGGCGAGTTGCCGGACGGGGAGTAA
- a CDS encoding universal stress protein — translation MAQRVLVPIDGSPQAQESFEYAIREFPDATLIALTVLDPAEMSAGGTEMGMASYADRWMEVEEERAEERFDRVRALAADGDVALETQTVLGRPARAIVEYAEDNDVDHVVMGSHGRDGVSRILLGSVAETVVRRSPCPVTVVR, via the coding sequence ATGGCACAGCGCGTCCTTGTCCCGATCGATGGCTCGCCACAGGCACAGGAGTCGTTCGAATACGCTATCCGCGAGTTCCCCGACGCGACCCTGATCGCGCTCACCGTTCTCGATCCGGCGGAGATGAGTGCCGGCGGGACTGAGATGGGGATGGCATCGTACGCCGACCGCTGGATGGAGGTCGAAGAGGAGCGTGCCGAGGAACGGTTCGATCGGGTTCGCGCGCTCGCGGCCGACGGCGACGTCGCGCTCGAGACCCAAACCGTGCTCGGTCGACCCGCACGGGCCATCGTCGAGTACGCCGAGGACAACGACGTCGATCACGTCGTCATGGGGAGTCATGGACGCGACGGCGTCTCGCGCATCCTGTTGGGGAGCGTCGCCGAAACCGTCGTTCGACGCTCACCGTGTCCAGTCACCGTCGTGCGGTAG
- a CDS encoding ATP-binding protein, which translates to MSDLGDFTPSTSSSDDSATDRFEESSLSAAGDDVGIGAIPTARGLKIAEDGDDTEIRASITAGNRSNVRLGKYLLLSYPDDEKLFCRITGLEYDQEFHTDDASEIHVRRAMRNGGIEETDYKFLATLEPIAVLYSDGDELKRRMADRVPKPETVVREATDTEEIKTGLKMPEDGVFVGHLAVGGEKVRTAAEPPTIDYRLKDDYGAGDPLVFRHTLVAGGTGSGKTHGAKNVLRQYLGSDREYELDDGRTISPAVVQFDPQDEYAQMHDDNPAVGSEDERAYEREGIAYGGHSDTKAFVPAVGDSSYAADGHHAEQVEFTIPFSMVRANKWLVAGSDLNDNQFNALTYLLDRFFKQYGDSGTYRAFKSFLDDPALREELDESGRVHEATFDAVKRRAYGFDSVFDQDVPAITDLVHEFVRPGGLSVVPTYHINDSRATEVVVLALASLLVDQKLSNDPSFDRIKETPLVLGMDEAHNFLSGAESAQGGKVIGKFAEAAKQGRKERLGLFLITQDPQDIADAVFKQVNTKLVLNLGDEDAISAVNIPTSLAGKVPYMEKGQMVAYSPDNSEPVELIGLSKCLTKHG; encoded by the coding sequence ATGTCCGATCTCGGCGATTTCACGCCCTCCACATCCTCCTCCGACGACTCAGCGACGGACCGGTTCGAGGAAAGTTCGCTCTCCGCGGCCGGCGACGACGTGGGAATCGGGGCCATCCCGACCGCCAGGGGACTGAAGATCGCCGAGGACGGCGACGACACGGAGATCCGCGCTTCGATCACCGCGGGCAACCGCTCGAACGTTCGCCTTGGAAAGTACCTCCTGCTCTCGTATCCCGACGACGAGAAACTGTTCTGTCGGATCACGGGGCTCGAATACGACCAGGAGTTTCATACTGACGACGCGAGCGAGATCCACGTCCGGCGGGCGATGCGAAACGGGGGGATCGAGGAGACTGACTACAAGTTCCTCGCGACGCTCGAACCCATCGCGGTCCTGTACAGCGACGGCGACGAGTTGAAACGGCGAATGGCCGACCGGGTCCCGAAACCCGAGACCGTAGTGCGAGAGGCGACCGACACCGAGGAGATCAAGACGGGGTTGAAGATGCCCGAAGACGGTGTCTTCGTGGGCCATCTCGCGGTCGGGGGTGAGAAGGTCCGGACCGCCGCCGAACCGCCGACGATCGACTACCGCTTGAAGGACGACTACGGGGCGGGCGACCCGCTGGTCTTCCGTCACACGCTCGTCGCCGGCGGCACCGGCTCGGGCAAGACCCACGGTGCGAAGAACGTCCTCCGGCAGTACCTCGGTTCCGACCGCGAGTACGAACTCGACGACGGTCGGACGATATCGCCGGCGGTCGTTCAGTTCGACCCGCAGGACGAGTACGCCCAGATGCACGACGACAACCCCGCCGTCGGGAGCGAGGACGAGCGCGCCTACGAGCGCGAGGGAATCGCCTACGGCGGGCATAGTGACACGAAAGCGTTCGTTCCGGCCGTCGGCGATTCCTCGTATGCGGCCGACGGGCACCACGCCGAACAGGTCGAGTTCACGATCCCGTTCTCGATGGTCCGGGCCAACAAGTGGCTTGTCGCCGGGAGCGACCTCAACGACAACCAGTTCAACGCGCTGACCTACCTGCTCGATCGTTTCTTCAAACAGTACGGCGATTCGGGGACCTACCGGGCGTTCAAGAGCTTCCTCGACGACCCCGCGTTGCGCGAGGAACTCGACGAAAGCGGTCGCGTCCACGAGGCGACCTTCGACGCGGTTAAACGCCGCGCCTACGGGTTTGACAGCGTCTTCGATCAGGACGTCCCCGCGATCACCGACCTCGTCCACGAGTTCGTCCGTCCGGGCGGCCTCTCGGTGGTCCCGACCTACCACATCAACGACTCGCGAGCCACGGAGGTCGTCGTCCTCGCACTCGCGAGCCTGCTCGTCGACCAGAAACTCTCGAACGACCCCTCATTCGACCGAATCAAGGAGACGCCGCTCGTACTGGGGATGGACGAGGCCCACAACTTCCTCAGCGGTGCGGAAAGCGCACAGGGCGGGAAAGTGATCGGGAAGTTCGCGGAGGCCGCAAAGCAGGGGCGCAAGGAACGGTTAGGGCTCTTTCTCATCACACAGGACCCACAGGACATCGCCGACGCCGTCTTCAAGCAGGTAAACACCAAACTCGTCCTCAACCTCGGTGACGAGGACGCCATCTCGGCGGTGAACATCCCCACGAGCCTCGCGGGAAAGGTTCCTTACATGGAAAAGGGCCAGATGGTCGCCTACTCGCCGGACAACTCCGAACCCGTCGAATTGATCGGTCTCTCGAAGTGTCTCACTAAACACGGTTAG
- a CDS encoding reverse transcriptase-like protein produces MAAYGRRSLRDRFDSAPTPHVAHPPRTHHRDFYVATDGSYHLHDHRAGMGVVIETRDGTRVARFALPTTATDNNVAEYQALHFGLDVLAARAPSTARIGVLTDHDSLATNVNSAALTHDGWGPGEIRVPLASQNHWRGIRARIAGFGELRAAVIDGTDNPAHPLANSPKEYAHVNREPDRCVRPETPPVSSTPGVPPPSRADRHASD; encoded by the coding sequence ATGGCCGCCTATGGCCGCCGGTCCCTCCGAGATCGCTTCGACAGCGCGCCGACCCCCCACGTCGCCCACCCGCCGCGAACCCACCACCGGGACTTCTACGTCGCGACCGACGGGTCCTATCACCTCCACGACCATCGCGCAGGGATGGGGGTCGTCATCGAGACGCGCGACGGCACGCGCGTGGCGCGCTTTGCTCTCCCGACGACGGCGACCGACAACAACGTCGCCGAGTACCAGGCGCTTCACTTCGGGCTGGACGTACTGGCCGCCCGTGCTCCATCGACCGCCCGCATCGGTGTCCTCACCGATCACGACAGTCTGGCGACGAACGTCAACAGCGCCGCGCTCACTCACGACGGCTGGGGTCCCGGTGAGATACGCGTCCCGCTCGCCAGCCAGAACCACTGGCGCGGAATCCGCGCGCGCATCGCCGGGTTCGGGGAACTGCGCGCAGCGGTGATCGACGGGACCGACAACCCTGCCCACCCGCTCGCGAACTCGCCGAAGGAGTACGCCCACGTCAACCGCGAACCCGACCGGTGTGTCCGACCCGAGACGCCCCCTGTGAGCAGCACGCCGGGCGTCCCGCCGCCGTCACGCGCCGACCGCCACGCGAGCGACTAG
- a CDS encoding zinc ribbon domain-containing protein, producing the protein MDGPANRKRPWLAAALAVPVIGFGHIYLRRWKRAFGWLLVVTAVSTLFVPASALESPAALVAAPFREVFPLALAAAASVVDAYLIARRERFAEEIRESRRCPHCARELSAEVGFCEWCGSDLPVTDGHER; encoded by the coding sequence ATGGACGGACCAGCGAATCGAAAGCGGCCGTGGCTCGCGGCCGCACTCGCCGTTCCGGTGATCGGGTTCGGGCACATCTACCTCCGGCGCTGGAAGCGCGCGTTCGGCTGGTTGCTCGTCGTCACCGCGGTGTCGACGCTGTTCGTTCCGGCGAGCGCGCTCGAGAGTCCGGCCGCACTCGTGGCGGCACCTTTCCGGGAGGTGTTTCCGCTAGCCCTCGCCGCCGCCGCGAGCGTGGTTGACGCCTACCTGATCGCACGCCGTGAACGATTCGCCGAGGAGATCCGGGAGTCCCGCCGCTGTCCGCACTGTGCTCGCGAACTCTCGGCCGAGGTGGGTTTTTGCGAGTGGTGTGGGTCGGACCTCCCGGTGACCGACGGTCACGAACGCTGA
- a CDS encoding COX15/CtaA family protein, whose protein sequence is MSRDRLRSLLLATTGLTYVLLLIGIYTAASGAGLTCAGRWPLCDGAVFGLFPANWPSFIEWFHRLIAMIAGFVVIGATYGAWRWQDGRRIRLAMTTALALYPVQALLGAGTVLDYSLFYLTAHFLTALTIFGSLVLATLWYVADIASIRRVRSALFVAVGLFPVLVALSPGTLVDHTAAVQAIYYAIGLALFATLLAAAVWSGLLEATASRLSRVRLLAGVGAATLAAQLLLGRYVYTDLIQLLDATAMAAAFLIAVAAAWLTARIEPAAASPQAQ, encoded by the coding sequence ATGAGCCGCGACCGACTGCGGTCCCTCCTGTTGGCGACGACCGGCCTCACGTACGTCCTGTTGTTGATCGGTATCTATACTGCCGCTTCGGGTGCCGGCCTGACCTGTGCAGGGCGTTGGCCGCTGTGTGACGGCGCCGTCTTCGGGCTGTTTCCCGCCAACTGGCCCAGTTTCATCGAGTGGTTCCACCGCCTGATCGCCATGATCGCCGGGTTCGTCGTGATCGGCGCGACCTACGGGGCCTGGCGCTGGCAGGACGGCCGTCGGATCCGACTGGCGATGACCACCGCCCTCGCGCTGTATCCCGTTCAGGCGTTGCTGGGGGCCGGGACGGTGCTCGATTACTCGTTGTTCTACCTTACGGCGCACTTTCTCACCGCACTCACGATCTTCGGATCGCTCGTGCTCGCGACGCTGTGGTACGTCGCCGATATCGCGAGTATCAGACGAGTCCGATCCGCGCTGTTCGTCGCCGTTGGGCTGTTTCCGGTCCTCGTCGCGCTCTCGCCGGGGACGCTGGTCGACCACACGGCGGCCGTACAGGCGATTTACTATGCGATCGGCCTCGCACTGTTCGCGACGCTGCTTGCAGCAGCCGTCTGGTCGGGTCTCCTCGAAGCGACCGCGTCCCGCCTCTCGCGGGTGCGCCTGCTTGCGGGCGTCGGGGCCGCGACACTCGCCGCCCAACTCCTGTTGGGCCGGTACGTCTACACCGACCTGATCCAACTGCTCGATGCGACGGCGATGGCCGCCGCGTTCCTGATCGCCGTCGCCGCCGCGTGGCTCACCGCTCGGATCGAACCGGCCGCGGCCAGCCCGCAGGCTCAGTAG
- a CDS encoding M24 family metallopeptidase, giving the protein MKRTRLDAYRMRHDLDSIWLARPENFAWLTGGTNVVDRAGDLGVAAAGYDGHEVTVITDNIEAARLAEEELSDERIVTYDWYSGSLADAVASYTDGRAAADFRVPGFRHVDISALRYPLTDGDIETYRELGRETAEVLEGVCRELEPTSTEREVAADLRGELAEQGIDSPVALVGGAKRAREYRHYTPTTKKLGKYALVSVTARRDGLHASCTRTVAFDAPEWLESRHEAATKVETAALAATRQVGRTGGKAREVFEAIQEAYREVSYPREWKHHHQGGAAGYQGREWIATPWHDGEVTLPMAYAWNPTVQGAKSEDTVLVREDEPEVLTTTGEWPTRSVSKGGLELERPAVLELD; this is encoded by the coding sequence ATGAAACGGACCCGACTAGACGCCTACCGGATGCGCCACGACCTCGATTCGATCTGGCTCGCCCGGCCGGAGAACTTCGCGTGGCTCACCGGCGGGACCAACGTCGTCGACCGCGCGGGCGACCTCGGCGTCGCCGCCGCGGGCTATGACGGCCACGAGGTCACCGTCATCACCGACAACATCGAGGCCGCGCGGCTCGCGGAGGAGGAACTCTCTGACGAGCGGATCGTGACCTACGACTGGTACTCCGGCTCGCTCGCCGATGCGGTCGCTTCCTACACCGACGGACGGGCGGCCGCGGACTTCCGGGTGCCCGGTTTCCGTCACGTCGATATCTCGGCGCTTCGCTACCCGCTGACGGACGGCGACATCGAGACGTATCGCGAACTCGGTCGCGAGACAGCCGAGGTCCTCGAAGGGGTCTGTCGGGAGCTCGAACCCACCAGTACGGAACGTGAGGTGGCCGCCGACCTCCGAGGGGAGCTCGCCGAGCAGGGGATCGACTCGCCAGTAGCGCTCGTCGGCGGGGCGAAACGCGCCCGCGAGTACCGCCATTACACGCCGACGACGAAGAAGCTCGGGAAGTACGCGCTCGTCTCGGTGACCGCCCGTCGGGACGGTCTGCACGCCAGTTGTACCCGCACCGTGGCGTTCGACGCCCCCGAGTGGCTCGAATCGCGTCACGAGGCGGCAACGAAGGTGGAAACGGCGGCACTAGCCGCGACTCGACAGGTGGGGCGAACCGGCGGCAAAGCCCGCGAGGTCTTCGAGGCGATTCAAGAAGCTTACCGCGAGGTGAGCTATCCTCGCGAGTGGAAACACCACCACCAGGGCGGGGCAGCGGGCTATCAGGGACGGGAGTGGATCGCCACCCCGTGGCACGACGGGGAGGTGACGCTCCCGATGGCCTACGCGTGGAACCCCACGGTGCAGGGTGCGAAAAGCGAGGATACGGTGCTAGTAAGGGAAGACGAACCGGAGGTCCTGACGACGACGGGCGAGTGGCCGACTCGGTCGGTCTCGAAGGGGGGGCTGGAGCTCGAACGGCCGGCGGTTCTGGAACTCGACTAG